The Pagrus major chromosome 17, Pma_NU_1.0 genome includes a region encoding these proteins:
- the LOC141011480 gene encoding meprin A subunit beta-like, with product MSNIFQSPNLQRSAIIDEDELWTSPVPYVLDKGLEMNAKGVILRALDQFRLKSCIDFKPRDSEDYYISVQKLGGCFSYIGKVLPNGQTLSIGRGCDQISTVEHEFLHAFGFYHEQSRYDRDSFVTIAFENIREGRERNFRIVSKSETTTNGVPYDYSSVMHYSQYAFSNSSKRTIITKDPAFQEVIGQRLEVSPSDVLELNLLYKCNSTIAFKMYCGFTNGTTCHMSNCSRSGKGWEMVTRADGGPSSDHTSLPSGNSNHQGQNTSSFMHASTASGKEGDSAWLETHRMSSDRECHTQCLQFYYFHSGNESDVLNIWLREFQDEWDSQGSLRLIGQITGPRTSHWQLHHVSLNATKHFQVEFEAHKGAGSSSGGFSIDDINLSEVECPHVTMQFDDIEKLLSTSKYGTTIPSPRQYSSGGYAYRVGIKLYKTYVGVFVQLLSGINDKQLQWPCPQRQVTFQMLDQTPNIQQQMSKQRSITTDLSTISNGTLRWDNPRVVGTPFVDENKETIFAGPASGRNFFMDLEEMRTRQFINGGSVVFVFSFQDLTPLLSGSALPCPKVGPVDIRYPPRDLNRAPCSPRIFGFSPGLLASPVLTFLLALMLMIPDM from the exons ATGTCCAATATCTTTCAG TCACCGAACCTGCAAAGGAGTGCCATTATTGATGAGGACGAACTATGGACATCCCCGGTCCCATATGTTCTGGATAAAGGCCTTG AGATGAATGCCAAAGGAGTCATCCTGAGAGCCCTTGACCAGTTCAGGTTGAAGTCATGCATTGACTTCAAGCCAAGGGACTCTGAGGATTATTACATTTCTGTCCAAAAGTTAGGCGG atgtttttcgTATATTGGGAAAGTACTACCCAACGGACAGACACTCTCCATCGGAAGAGGCTGTGATCAAATTTCCACCGTTGAACACGAGTTCCTCCACGCTTTTGGCTTTTACCACGAGCAGTCCAGATATGACAGAGATTCCTTTGTGACGATTGCATTCGAGAACATCCGAGAAG GCCGTGAGAGAAATTTTAGAATAGTTAGCAAGAGCGAAACCACCACCAACGGAGTCCCATACGACTACTCGTCAGTGATGCACTACAGCCAATATGCATTCAGCAATAGCAGTAAGAGAACAATCATCACCAAAGATCCGGCCTTCCAGGAAGTTATTGGTCAGAGACTGGAAGTGAGTCCCAGCGATGTTTTGGAGCTGAACCTCCTCTACAAATGCA ACTCAACCATCGCATTCAAGATGTACTGCGGCTTTACTAACGGGACCACGTGTCACATGAGTAACTGTTCACGGAGTGGAAAGGGCTGGGAAATGGTAACTCGTGCTGACGGGGGTCCTAGCTCTGACCACACCAGTCTACCCAGCGGCAACAGCAATCATCAGG GTCAAAATACAAGTTCCTTCATGCATGCTAGCACGGCATCGGGTAAGGAGGGTGACTCGGCCTGGCTCGAGACCCACAGGATGAGCTCCGACAGGGAATGTCACACCCAGTGTCTCCAGTTCTACTATTTCCACAGCGGGAACGAGTCAGACGTACTGAACATCTGGTTGAGAGAGTTTCAAGATGAATGGGACTCCCAGGGATCCCTCCGCCTCATTGGACAGATCACTG GTCCACGAACATCCCACTGGCAGCTCCATCACGTTTCCCTCAACGCCACCAAGCACTTCCAGGTGGAGTTTGAGGCTCATAAAGGAGCAGGAAGCTCTTCAGGCGGCTTCTCAATCGATGACATCAATCTGTCCGAGGTCGAGTGTCCACACGTAACCATGCAGTTTGATGATATTGAGAAACTTTTGAGCACCAGTAAATATGGAACCACCATACCCAGCCCACGGCAGTACTCCAGCGGGGGCTATGCTTATAGGGTTGGGATTAAGCTGTACAAGACATACGTCGGAGTCTTTGTGCAACTCTTGTCTGGTATAAATGACAAGCAGCTGCAGTGGCCTTGCCCACAGAGGCAGGTGACCTTCCAGATGCTGGATCAGACCCCCAACATCCAGCAGCAAATGTCCAAGCAAAGGAGTATCACAACTGACCTATCCACCATCTCTAATG GAACCTTGCGTTGGGACAATCCTCGTGTCGTCGGAACTCCGTTTGTCGATGAGAACAAAGAGACCATCTTCGCCGGACCCGCTTCTGGCAGGAATTTTTTTATGGATTTGGAAGAAATGAGAACAAGACAGTTCATCAACGGAGggagtgttgtttttgtcttcagctTCCAAG ATCTCACTCCTCTACTTAGCGGAAGTGCTCTACCATGTCCTAAAGTGGGACCAGTGGACATTAGATATCCTCCGAGAGATCTGAATAGAGCCCCATGCTCGCCACG caTTTTTGGCTTCTCTCCCGGTTTGCTGGCTTCTCCCGTCCTCACCTTCCTGCTGGCGCTGATGCTGATGATACCTGACATGTGA
- the tomm40 gene encoding mitochondrial import receptor subunit TOM40 homolog yields MGSVLAAASPSPAPAAAGGSQGVPGLVSVPPGFTMPSVSSVPPASGSDTADSESSLPNPGTYEECHRKCKEVFPLQMEGVRLVVNKGLSNHFQVSHTVTLSTIGESGYRFGSTYVGSKQTGPAESFPVMVGDMDNTGSLNAQIIHQLTSAVRSKIAIQTQQHKFVNWQCDLEYRGEDFTSAVTFGNPDVLVGSGILVTHYLQSITPALALGGELVYHRRPGEEGTVTSLLGRYTGDNYVATLTLGGAGAHATYYHKANDQLQIGVEFEASTRMQETTTSFGYQLDLPKANLLFKGTVDSNWVVGATLEKKLLPLPLTLALGAFLNHRKNKFQCGFGVTIG; encoded by the exons ATGGGCAGTGTGTTGGCTGCCGCCTCCCCCAGTCCTGCCCCAGCTGCGGCTGGAGGTAGTCAAGGGGTCCCAGGGTTGGTGTCTGTCCCTCCAGGGTTCACTATGCCCTCAGTGTCTTCCGTCCCTCCAGCATCTGGATCAGACACAGCAGATTCAGAATCCTCGCTCCCAAACCCAGGCACATATGAGGAGTGCCACCGCAAATGTAAAG AGGTGTTCCCTCTGCAGATGGAAGGGGTACGGTTAGTGGTCAACAAAGGCCTGAGTAACCACTTCCAGGTCAGCCATACTGTAACCCTCAGTACCATTGGTGAATCTGGTTATCGGTTTGGTTCCACCTACGTAGGCAGTAAACAGACTGGACCAGCAGAG TCATTCCCAGTAATGGTTGGAGATATGGACAATACTGGCAGTCTGAATGCTCAGATCATCCACCAGCTTACGTCTGCTGTACGCTCCAAAATAGCCATCCAA ACTCAGCAGCACAAGTTTGTGAATTGGCAGTGTGACCTGGAGTATCGTGGTGAAGACTTCACCTCCGCTGTTACGTTCGGAAATCCAGACGTACTTGTTGGATCTG GCATTTTGGTGACCCATTATCTCCAGTCTATCACACCAGCACTGGCTCTGGGTGGTGAGCTTGTGTACCACAGGAGACCAGGGGAGGAAGGAACAGTCACCTCCCTCTTGGGCAGGTACACAG GTGACAACTACGTAGCTACATTGACTTTGGGAGGAGCAGGAGCTCATGCTACATACTATCACAAAGCCAATGATCAG TTGCAGATAGGAGTTGAGTTTGAAGCCAGCACGAGGATGCAAGAGACCACAACTTCCTTCGGTTACCAGTTGGACCTTCCCAAAGCTAACTTGCTCTTTAAAG GTACCGTTGACAGTAATTGGGTGGTCGGGGCAACCCTTGAAAAGAAACTGCTGCCGCTGCCTCTCACACTGGCCTTAGGGGCTTTCCTCAACCATCGCAAGAACAAGTTCCAGTGTGGCTTCGGTGTCACCATCGGCTAG
- the LOC141011481 gene encoding meprin A subunit beta-like, whose translation MYRCIIVLSILHLAMSLEPLMIDVDDDDDPDIDEINEGMNAKGLILQAFEHFRLKTCIDFRPRQSDEYYVSIRKNPGCYSYVSRLVKNGQTVSIGNRCDRLAIIEHEIMHCLGLHHEQSRYDRDDHITIMWDNIKAGHKGNFHKLSPSKTTTFNTPYDYLSVMHYGKKFFSKNSRNTIVTKLPQYQDKIGQRLEMSPIDVYKLNRLYNCSYFMHASTKLGQEGDSAWLETKRMSPTRKCHVQCLQFYFYHSGSESDQLNIWIREFRDKRDSQGNLRLMDQITGELTNAWQFYKVPLNAAKPFQVVFEVRKGNKESSGGFSIDDINLSESECPHNVWKINNFERLLTNTDFNSYLKSPVTYSADGYAYQVVVALRETYFGVYFRLVSGDNDSTLEWPFTWRQVNIIMLDQNPHIQQQMSKQMTITTDPSYGESI comes from the exons ATGTATCGCTGCATTATTGTGCTGAGCATACTTCACCTGGCCATG TCTCTTGAGCCATTGATGATAG ACGTCGATGATGACGACGACCCGGATATAGATGAAATAAACGAAG GTATGAACGCTAAAGGGCTCATTCTGCAGGCCTTCGAACATTTCCGTCTGAAGACATGTATTGACTTCAGGCCCAGACAGTCTGATGAATACTACGTTTCAATCAGAAAAAATCCAGG gtgtTACTCCTATGTTTCAAGGTTAGTTAAAAATGGCCAAACTGTTTCCATTGGTAATCGATGCGACCGTCTTGCTATAATAGAGCATGAGATTATGCATTGTTTGGGCTTGCATCATGAACAATCAAGATATGACAGAGATGACCACATCACCATCATGTGGGATAACATCAAAGCCG GACACAAGGGGAACTTTCATAAATTATCTCCAagtaaaactacaacttttaaTACTCCATACGACTACCTATCAGTGATGCACTATGGCAAAAAGTTCTTTTCTAAAAACTCGAGGAACACAATTGTCACTAAGCTGCCCCAATATCAGGACAAAATTGGCCAGCGACTGGAAATGAGCCCCATTGATGTGTATAAGCTGAATCGCCTTTATAATTGCA GTTACTTCATGCATGCCAGCACAAAATTAGGTCAGGAGGGAGACTCAGCCTGGCTGGAGACCAAACGAATGAGCCCCACGAGGAAGTGTCATGTCCAGTGTCTACAGTTCTACTTTTACCATAGCGGAAGTGAATCGGACCAGCTCAACATCTGGATCAGAGAGTTTCGGGATAAGAGGGACTCTCAGGGAAACCTTCGCCTCATGGATCAGATAACTG GTGAACTAACCAATGCCTGGCAGTTTTACAAGGTTCCCCTGAATGCTGCCAAGCCATTCCAGGTTGTGTTTGAGGTGCGTAAAGGAAACAAGGAGTCTTCAGGAGGTTTTTCCATCGACGACATCAACCTGTCCGAGTCCGAGTGTCCACACAACGTCTGGAAAATTAACAACTTTGAGAGGCTTTTGACAAACACCGACTTCAACAGTTACCTTAAAAGCCCTGTTACGTATTCCGCAGATGGTTATGCATACCAGGTGGTAGTTGCTCTGCGAGAAACCTATTTTGGAGTTTATTTTCGTTTGGTGTCAGGTGACAATGATTCCACACTGGAATGGCCTTTTACGTGGAGGCAGGTGAACATCATCATGCTTGACCAGAACCCGCACATTCAACAGCAGATGTCCAAACAGATGACTATAACCACTGATCCATCATACGGTGAGTCTATATAA